One genomic region from Anabaena sp. PCC 7108 encodes:
- a CDS encoding HhoA/HhoB/HtrA family serine endopeptidase gives MKTNNHNLTPKNMDTKFLFQTLGTKRRELMLTGLAVILLGGCSRLNSKTLETQQNIPQGQNIPIAAPPAMISSSGDPNFIVKVVQNVGGAVVRIDSTRTITSQAPEAFGDPFFPFFSDRVPQTRKRVERGSGSGFIINSSGQILTNAHVVDGTDRVTVTLKDGRTFNGNVLGEDPVTDVAMIQIDANNLPTLALGNSDILQPGEPVIAIGNPLGLNNTVTSGIISATGRSGSEIGVSDKRVDYLQTDAAINPGNSGGPLLNARGEVIGMNTAIIQGAQGLGFAIPINTVQKISQQLVTKGRAEHPYLGVEMVTLTPEIKERITRRFGARVKIPDQGILLSRIVANSPAAVGGLKPGDVIKSINNQPVNKVEEVQKLVENSTIGDSLQIQIERNGQPTQVTVKPAPLPIRNES, from the coding sequence ATGAAGACAAATAATCACAACCTAACACCCAAAAATATGGATACCAAGTTTTTATTCCAAACATTGGGAACCAAACGAAGAGAGTTGATGTTAACTGGTTTAGCAGTTATCCTTCTTGGTGGCTGTTCCCGTCTGAATAGCAAAACTTTAGAAACCCAACAAAACATTCCTCAAGGTCAGAATATCCCCATAGCAGCTCCTCCTGCCATGATCTCCTCCTCTGGAGATCCTAACTTCATAGTTAAAGTAGTACAAAATGTGGGCGGTGCTGTGGTTCGCATTGATTCTACCCGAACCATCACATCTCAAGCACCGGAAGCATTTGGTGATCCATTTTTCCCGTTTTTTAGCGATAGAGTTCCACAAACAAGAAAAAGAGTAGAAAGAGGTAGCGGATCTGGATTTATAATTAATTCCTCTGGGCAAATTTTAACTAATGCCCACGTAGTAGATGGTACTGATAGAGTAACAGTTACACTCAAAGATGGACGCACTTTTAACGGTAATGTTTTGGGTGAAGATCCAGTAACGGATGTAGCGATGATTCAAATTGATGCTAATAATCTACCAACCTTAGCTCTCGGTAATTCCGATATTTTACAACCCGGAGAACCTGTGATTGCAATTGGTAATCCTTTGGGTTTAAATAATACTGTAACTTCGGGAATTATCAGTGCTACAGGCCGTTCTGGTAGTGAAATTGGCGTTAGTGATAAGCGTGTAGATTATTTACAAACAGATGCAGCTATTAACCCTGGTAATTCCGGCGGACCTTTATTGAATGCTCGTGGTGAGGTAATAGGAATGAATACAGCTATTATCCAAGGCGCTCAAGGTTTAGGATTTGCTATTCCTATTAATACAGTCCAGAAAATTTCTCAGCAATTAGTTACTAAAGGTAGAGCAGAACATCCATATTTGGGTGTTGAAATGGTAACGTTGACACCTGAAATTAAGGAAAGAATTACTAGAAGATTTGGCGCTCGTGTGAAAATCCCAGATCAAGGAATTTTATTATCTAGAATTGTTGCTAATTCCCCAGCCGCAGTTGGTGGACTCAAACCTGGGGATGTAATTAAAAGCATTAATAACCAACCTGTTAATAAGGTAGAAGAAGTACAAAAGCTAGTAGAAAATAGTACAATTGGTGACTCTCTCCAAATCCAAATAGAGCGAAATGGACAACCTACTCAAGTAACGGTTAAACCTGCACCTTTGCCCATTAGGAATGAAAGTTAA
- the def gene encoding peptide deformylase, with amino-acid sequence MTELAPIIQLGNPILRQKAVDIENIQDQDIQKLIDNLIATVDLANGVGIAAPQIAASYRLFIVASRPNARYPSAPEMEPTAMINPQIISHSTEVLKGWEGCLSVPGIRGLVPRYQKIEIEYTDRNGNLQKQELTDFVARIFQHEYDHLEGKVFLDRVESTYELMTEAEYQQRVVNNIDSSIQQ; translated from the coding sequence ATGACTGAATTAGCGCCAATTATCCAATTAGGTAATCCGATATTACGGCAAAAAGCAGTTGACATTGAAAATATTCAAGATCAAGATATTCAAAAGCTAATCGACAATTTAATCGCTACTGTTGACCTAGCTAATGGTGTAGGAATTGCGGCTCCCCAAATAGCAGCATCTTATCGTTTATTTATTGTTGCTTCCCGTCCTAATGCTCGGTATCCATCTGCACCAGAAATGGAACCAACAGCGATGATTAATCCTCAAATTATTTCTCACTCAACTGAAGTTCTCAAAGGTTGGGAAGGTTGTTTAAGTGTTCCGGGAATTAGGGGTTTAGTTCCTAGATATCAAAAAATTGAAATTGAATATACAGATAGAAATGGGAATTTACAAAAGCAAGAATTAACCGATTTTGTGGCGCGAATTTTTCAACATGAATATGATCATCTGGAAGGAAAAGTATTTTTAGATAGGGTAGAATCTACCTATGAATTAATGACTGAAGCAGAATATCAACAGCGGGTAGTTAACAATATTGACAGCAGCATTCAGCAGTAA
- the dhaK gene encoding dihydroxyacetone kinase subunit DhaK, producing the protein MKKLINQPEDFVRESLEGMAVAHGDLIKVNYEPTFVYRADAPIQGKVAIISGGGSGHEPMHAGFVGDGMLDAACPGEVFTSPTPDQMLAAAQQVDGGAGILYIVKNYSGDLMNFEMATELARSEGIRTLNIIIDDDVAVKDSLYTQGRRGVGTTVLAEKICGAAAKQGYDLQQVASLCRKVNLHGRSVGVALSSCTVPMKGTPTFALGDDEIELGIGIHGEPGRERVTMKSADEITEILVRSLTDDTAYSRTVREWNERKAEWLDVELLNKPLQKGDRILAFVNSMGGTPVSELYLVYRKLAEICEQEGLQIVRNLIGPYITSLEMQGCSITLLKLDDEMLRLWDAPVKTPSLRWGM; encoded by the coding sequence ATGAAAAAGCTGATTAATCAACCCGAAGACTTTGTTAGAGAAAGTCTAGAAGGAATGGCTGTGGCTCATGGTGATTTAATTAAGGTAAATTATGAGCCAACTTTTGTCTATCGTGCCGATGCACCTATTCAGGGTAAGGTAGCAATTATTTCTGGGGGCGGAAGTGGTCACGAACCCATGCACGCTGGCTTTGTTGGTGATGGAATGCTTGATGCTGCTTGTCCTGGTGAAGTTTTCACCTCACCCACACCTGACCAAATGTTAGCCGCAGCGCAGCAGGTAGATGGTGGTGCTGGTATTCTTTATATCGTCAAAAATTATAGTGGCGATTTGATGAATTTTGAAATGGCGACGGAATTAGCCAGAAGTGAAGGCATCCGCACCCTAAATATTATCATTGATGATGATGTGGCAGTCAAAGATAGTTTGTATACCCAAGGCAGAAGAGGTGTAGGAACAACAGTGCTGGCGGAAAAAATTTGTGGTGCAGCCGCAAAACAAGGTTATGATTTGCAGCAAGTAGCTTCTTTGTGTAGAAAGGTAAATTTGCATGGACGGAGTGTAGGAGTTGCCCTCAGTTCTTGTACAGTGCCGATGAAGGGTACACCGACTTTTGCTTTGGGAGATGATGAAATAGAATTAGGAATTGGGATTCATGGGGAACCTGGGAGAGAGAGAGTTACCATGAAATCAGCGGATGAGATTACAGAGATTTTAGTGCGATCGCTCACGGATGATACCGCCTATAGTCGCACAGTGCGGGAGTGGAATGAAAGAAAAGCAGAATGGCTGGATGTAGAACTGTTAAATAAACCCCTGCAAAAAGGCGATCGCATTCTAGCATTTGTTAACAGTATGGGTGGGACTCCCGTTTCTGAACTTTATCTTGTCTATCGCAAACTAGCAGAAATCTGTGAGCAGGAAGGACTACAAATTGTGCGAAACTTAATTGGCCCCTACATCACATCTTTGGAAATGCAAGGCTGCTCAATTACCCTGCTAAAGTTAGATGATGAGATGCTGCGGTTATGGGATGCACCAGTAAAAACGCCAAGTTTACGCTGGGGAATGTGA
- the dhaL gene encoding dihydroxyacetone kinase subunit DhaL, which yields MITQVQIVEWLQVYASVIEHHKEDLTELDAAIGDGDHGINMDRGFKKISSQLGSFTGKDISSIFKAVSMTLISSIGGASGPLYGTWFLRASSATDGKQELTTEDTLKVLQAGLDGLVERGKAQLGDKTMIDVMSPAVGAFEQAVSEGLETVEALQRAVTAAEQGLKATIPMLAKKGRASYLGERSLGHQDPGGTSAYWMLRSLLEVVEGSRG from the coding sequence ATGATTACTCAGGTGCAAATTGTCGAATGGTTACAGGTTTACGCTTCTGTCATTGAGCATCATAAAGAAGATTTGACAGAATTAGATGCGGCCATAGGTGATGGTGATCACGGTATCAATATGGATCGCGGTTTTAAAAAAATCAGCAGTCAGTTAGGGAGTTTTACAGGTAAAGACATCAGCAGCATTTTCAAAGCTGTCAGCATGACCTTAATTTCCAGTATTGGTGGTGCGAGTGGACCCCTCTATGGAACTTGGTTTTTAAGGGCTAGTTCCGCAACGGATGGCAAGCAGGAATTAACAACAGAAGATACTCTGAAAGTACTTCAGGCTGGCTTAGATGGTTTAGTTGAACGTGGTAAAGCGCAGTTAGGAGATAAAACTATGATAGATGTGATGTCTCCGGCTGTAGGTGCTTTTGAGCAAGCTGTCAGCGAGGGTTTGGAGACTGTAGAAGCCTTGCAGAGGGCGGTTACTGCGGCAGAACAAGGGTTAAAGGCAACTATCCCCATGTTAGCTAAAAAAGGCAGGGCAAGTTATTTAGGTGAGCGAAGTTTGGGTCATCAAGATCCTGGAGGTACTTCTGCTTATTGGATGTTGCGGAGTTTATTGGAGGTGGTAGAAG